The DNA sequence GAAGTAGGCGCCCTGATGCAGAGTCAACCCGATCACGGCGGCGGTCAGGCCGCTCAACAGCTCGTTGGTGTCGACGGTGATCAGGCTCGGCCCGAACGGGATCCCGAAGCTGATGCTGTCGTACAGGTAGGCGATGTTGAACCAGAACAGCAGCTGCACGATCAGCGGTATGGACCGGAATATCCACACGTAGGTCCACGAGATGACCTTCAGGACGGGATTGTTGGACAGGCGTGCGGCCGCCAGCGCCACCCCCAGGACGAACCCGAGCACCGTGCCGTAGATGGTGAGCCGGATGGTCAGCCATAGCGCCGCCAGCACCGACTTGGCGGTGAAGTACCGCGCGAACGTCGGCCAGTCCCACCCCGGGTTTCGCACCAGACCGTGCACGAACATGGCCACGAACAGCAGCGCGACGGCAGAAAGAATCCAGTTGCCCGGACGTGCCCGGCGCCGTACCCGCAGCACCGCCTCGGCATCGTCGTCGGACGCCCGGGCGCGCGGCGGCGCAGCGGGTGCCGATGTCATGCGGTCGAACCTAGGAACACCGACCAGTGCACAACAGTCTTTGGCTCCCGGCGAATCGAACGGCGGCTATCCGTCATGTTCGACCGGGGAAGCATCCGCGCCGCTCGAATGTTCAAATAGGACATGCCAGAAATCCCCGCGGGCTTTGACGATCTCCTGAAACAGCAGCTCTACGGCCACCTAGCCACGGTCGGTAGCGACGGTTCCGCGCAGTCCAGTCCGATGTGGTTCAGCTGGGACGGGGAGCGGGTGCGCTTCACCCATACCAACAAGCGGGCCAAGTTCCGCAACATCCGGTCCGAACCCCGGGTCGCCTTTTCCATCCTGGACCCCACCAATCCGTACCGGTACCTGGAGGTGCGCGGCACCATCGACCAGATCGACGACGATCCGACGGGGTCATTCATCCAAGAGCTTGCCCACCTGTACCAGGCACCGTGGGCCGGAACGAGCACCGGCGACGAGGCAGACCGCGTCATTCTGTACCTGCGGCCCACCAAGTTCGTGAGCCACGGCTAGGCCAGCGGCCCCAGCAGGCGCATACACATATCGGTGGCCTTGGCTCCCAGTTCGCCAGCACTGCACCTATTTTCATCGGCAAGCCAGTCCTCCATGAGGAGAGTCACACCCCCGACGCCGAAGACGGCGGCATCGAGCAGCGCCGGCTCTGGCTTGGACACCTCAGGCGCGATGGTCAGGAGAATCGCCCGCGCGACGCGGTGCTGAAGACTTCGGCGCTTGGCGGCAAGTCCGGGATATCCGGCCAGGTCGGATGTCAGAATCCGCAGTACCGCCCGGTCCGCGACGGACTGCTCCAGGTACGCCGTGAGCCCCGCCGTCAGCTGGGCGTGCGGATTGTCGCCGGCCACCCGGCCGGCTTCTGCCATGGACGCGAACAGTTCGGCGAACACGTCGTCCACGATCTGCAGAACCAGATCACCGATCACCTCGAACTGCTCATAGAAGTACCGATCGGTCAGCCGGGTCCGGGCACACACACCCCGAACGGTGACCGCGGCCAGGCCCTTGTCACTCCACAGCTCGCGGCCCGCACGCAGCAGTGCCACGCGCCGCTCA is a window from the Mycobacteroides salmoniphilum genome containing:
- a CDS encoding amino acid ABC transporter permease, whose translation is MTSAPAAPPRARASDDDAEAVLRVRRRARPGNWILSAVALLFVAMFVHGLVRNPGWDWPTFARYFTAKSVLAALWLTIRLTIYGTVLGFVLGVALAAARLSNNPVLKVISWTYVWIFRSIPLIVQLLFWFNIAYLYDSISFGIPFGPSLITVDTNELLSGLTAAVIGLTLHQGAYFAEIIRGGILSVDEGQLEAAAALGIPRRRQFFRIVLPQAMRSVMPNAANEVISLVKGTSIVSTMAIADLFYQVQVIFGRNGRVVPLLMVATVWYIVITSVLTIVQYYIERHYARGAHR
- a CDS encoding PPOX class F420-dependent oxidoreductase, which gives rise to MPEIPAGFDDLLKQQLYGHLATVGSDGSAQSSPMWFSWDGERVRFTHTNKRAKFRNIRSEPRVAFSILDPTNPYRYLEVRGTIDQIDDDPTGSFIQELAHLYQAPWAGTSTGDEADRVILYLRPTKFVSHG
- a CDS encoding TetR/AcrR family transcriptional regulator yields the protein MTNGQTHRTYGGKTREQRRDERRVALLRAGRELWSDKGLAAVTVRGVCARTRLTDRYFYEQFEVIGDLVLQIVDDVFAELFASMAEAGRVAGDNPHAQLTAGLTAYLEQSVADRAVLRILTSDLAGYPGLAAKRRSLQHRVARAILLTIAPEVSKPEPALLDAAVFGVGGVTLLMEDWLADENRCSAGELGAKATDMCMRLLGPLA